ACCAGTTAAAAGCGATCCAGCTAGCACTACACTTGACTTATCCAGGTTGAATCTGATTGTACGTTCTGACAATAGAAGCCCTCCTATTTTCCGTGGTGATGGTACGGATAAACATACTGTTCATGAGTGGATAGAATTAATGGAGGTTTACTTACAGAAGTGTGATCGCCCGAAAGCAGAGCATTCCATTGAGATTTTGAACCACCTTTTGGGTAGAGctaaaaacattgtaaaagtgGGGCTAAAAAGTAATCACTCACCTGACATGGTTGTTACCCCTGAAACCATTTACAAAATGCTCTTACGCTATTTCAGTGAGACCCCAGAATCTTGTCTTCCACTGGCAGACTTCTATTCTACAATGCCATATGACAAAGAAAGCCCTGTTGACTATTGGGTCCGTCTCAATAATGCGGCCGAAATCGCTGATAATCACCTACAGAAAGAGGGTAGTCGAATGAAGAACATTTCACAGGAAATTGCAATGATGTTCATTAGAAACTGCCCTAATGTTGAACTTTCTAGTATGTTCAGGTACAAGCCTATCACGAAGTGGTCATCAGCAGAGGTGCAAGAAGCAATTGACGAGCATCAAAGGGAGCTGAGAACCAAGAATCCACATCCTTACTCTTTCCCTGGCAACTCGCTTCAGGTAGCAACTGCCGCCGTCAGGCACACAGAGGCCTCTACAGGGGACAACACTGCAGTTAACTCAGCAGCGTGCATCCCTGGTACCCATGCCACAAAGCCTGAGATCGCCACAGCGCCTCCACACACAGCCTTGACTGACACTGGTACATTAGAGCGAGTGCTCAGCATGCTGGAAAGAGTGCTCGAACGCACTAATGCGCAGTCTGCTTCTGATAGACCGCAAATACCTTCTTGGTCTCGTCCATCCAAATGTCATGTTTGTGGTGAGAGAACCCATTCCACACGGTCACACTGCATGTCTGAGAAAAGATGTCTAAACTGCTTAGAAGTTGGTCACCTGCGGAGGGATTGCCCTAAGAAAAGTGCTGAGTATGGGAGTCGCTCCCAGATTCAGGGAAACTGACACGCCTGCACTTGGGAGGGGATAGTGTGGGTGAAGAAGTTCAGACCCTCCAAGATGATGCATCAAACATATATGAGTCTACTTGTAAAACAGTTACTAGTGATAATATGGTCCTGTTTCAGAATGTGACGCAGCTGGCACGGGCAGACAGCCTTTTCTACACCGACGTTCTAGTCAATGACAGCATTCCCCTGAGAGCATTGTTAGACAGTGGCTCTATGGCTTGCACCATCAGTGAAGTTGCAGAAGCTCGCTTATTGGATGCAGGTATGTCTCTGGATCAGTGTGAGATGCAGGCCAATATTATGCTGATTGGATGTGGTGGTGTTCAGGTTACGCCGAAATGTATATATCAGCTGAAGATGAGAGTGTACGAGTATGAAGTCAGTGTACCCACGCTGGTTGTTACAGGACAGCGGGAAGATTTGATACTGGGCACCAACGTCCTTAAATTCATCTTGAGCCAGTTTAAGCAGAGACCCACATACTGGCGTGTCGTAAATAGGCCTGAATCAACGAAAGATGCTGAGGTTGAGCAGTTCCTTAATGTACTTTCTGGTCTTAATAGATGGAGAGGTGATGAGATGCCTGACATCATTGGCACGGCCAAACTGGTTCAAGCTGTCACATTGCTGCCAAGGCAGGAGCACCTGGTGTGGGCCAAGCTCCCTCCTACAACACCTATTTCAGAGGGTAGTGCGGTGTTGATTGAGCCGACTAAGTCACCAACCCATAAGAAGGATGTCATCATGGGACGTGTGGTGGTTTCTATGACTGCTGACAGGTGGGTGCCAGTTAGGATGCTTAACCCAACCGACAAGTCAATCACTTTGAGGAAGAATTCTAAAATAGTCAACGTCTCTCCATGTGTGGCGTTAGAAGATTTGGAAATGGATGGGGAGCAACCCTTTGATACTGTTACAGCCCAGAGTCAAACTGTGCATGATGGATCACACAACCCAGACTTCCAGCATGTCTTAGAGAAAATGGGATTGAGTGATTTGGACATAGATTCTTGCGAAGCGTCACTTCAATGGAAATTTCAGCTATTGCGCTTGGTCCAGAAGTATGAACACGTATTCTCAAAACACAAGCTAGACTGCGGGAGAGCTAA
This portion of the Carassius auratus strain Wakin unplaced genomic scaffold, ASM336829v1 scaf_tig00217350, whole genome shotgun sequence genome encodes:
- the LOC113100767 gene encoding uncharacterized protein LOC113100767, producing the protein MYNMSTPVLGRGRSFISSDGVVRRRENDQIRDINLGSSQMEGKVNAGAPSFTTAPICDDSRLQITELLEELGSQIGDSILDRLLADRSASALGHRTAPEPVKSDPASTTLDLSRLNLIVRSDNRSPPIFRGDGTDKHTVHEWIELMEVYLQKCDRPKAEHSIEILNHLLGRAKNIVKVGLKSNHSPDMVVTPETIYKMLLRYFSETPESCLPLADFYSTMPYDKESPVDYWVRLNNAAEIADNHLQKEGSRMKNISQEIAMMFIRNCPNVELSSMFRYKPITKWSSAEVQEAIDEHQRELRTKNPHPYSFPGNSLQVATAAVRHTEASTGDNTAVNSAACIPGTHATKPEIATAPPHTALTDTGTLERVLSMLERVLERTNAQSASDRPQIPSWSRPSKCHVCGERTHSTRSHCMSEKRCLNCLEVGHLRRDCPKKSAEYGSRSQIQGN